The following are encoded together in the Raineyella sp. LH-20 genome:
- a CDS encoding SDR family oxidoreductase, protein MTISTDIPEVVGPPPLGGRLRDLLAGKKIVMTGATGFIGEQLLWKILTELPDTTPAVLVRRKGSASARDRVITLVGKAIFRDLVKAAGGKAELVDSRIEVIEGDLPNVPPLPRDLDVVLHCAGDVSFDPPIDKAFATNTVGTRALMDAMLAAVTDASGALTKVPHYVHVSTAYTAGRRRGVIPEAQHVHDIDYDTETTWGLKLKETIEVESRTPERLTRLRRQAERVHRKAGYLTTARDTEQRRQDWVHDKLVEAGTERARSLGWTDCYTFTKALGERVVADVGRHIRVSVVRPAIVESSLTYPYPGWIEGFKMADPIILAYGKGNMPELPASPDSVIDIVPCDMVVNATLAVCATEPEIGKPVFYHVNSGARNPLTFADLYDHVRSYFLEHPLTPGGRGAAHLPTWSFPGAQRVDQLLNTSTKAYQFADMALKIAPRVEVFRRLARDLDKGGEQIAFLRRYLTIYGEYLRSEVTYLDDNTLALHNQLDPADVEAFAFDSSVYDWKDYIEGIHCPAVTKPVRRMEELKRRRNARPATYRELTPAKQPGTVLAAFDLDGTVLNSDVIRSYLWARLPELGRWGRTKEVAALIRDLPGYLWTENRDRGAFLRALYRRYRGADLSALEEFVDRELTEVIMDRLAPEAIRRVREHREAGHVTVLLTGTIRPFTRPLVPLFDEIVAADLATDAQGRCTGYLTGPPLVGESRPAWLRYYAATHDIDLTASYAYADSHADESMLRAVGNPVAVNPDVPLMRVAQADHWSIVEWSSHSAGSRNRPRGR, encoded by the coding sequence TTGACGATTTCCACCGACATCCCCGAGGTCGTCGGGCCGCCGCCGCTGGGCGGCCGGCTGCGTGACCTGCTCGCGGGCAAGAAGATCGTGATGACCGGCGCGACCGGCTTCATCGGCGAACAGCTGCTCTGGAAGATCCTCACCGAACTGCCCGACACCACCCCCGCGGTGCTGGTCCGCCGCAAGGGCTCCGCCTCTGCCCGCGACCGGGTGATCACCCTGGTCGGCAAGGCGATCTTCCGCGACCTGGTGAAGGCCGCCGGCGGCAAGGCCGAGCTGGTCGACTCCCGGATCGAGGTGATCGAGGGTGACCTGCCCAACGTCCCACCGCTGCCGCGCGACCTCGACGTCGTGCTGCACTGCGCCGGCGACGTCTCCTTCGACCCGCCGATCGACAAGGCCTTCGCCACCAACACCGTCGGCACCCGGGCGCTGATGGACGCGATGCTCGCCGCCGTCACCGACGCGTCCGGCGCGCTGACCAAGGTGCCGCACTACGTGCACGTCTCGACCGCCTACACCGCCGGTCGGCGCCGCGGGGTGATCCCCGAGGCACAGCACGTCCACGACATCGACTACGACACCGAGACCACGTGGGGCCTCAAGCTCAAGGAGACCATCGAGGTCGAGTCGCGTACGCCGGAGCGACTCACCCGGCTGCGCCGCCAGGCCGAGCGGGTGCACCGCAAGGCCGGCTACCTCACCACCGCCCGCGACACCGAGCAGCGCCGCCAGGACTGGGTGCACGACAAGCTGGTCGAAGCCGGCACCGAGCGGGCCCGCTCGCTGGGCTGGACCGACTGCTACACCTTCACCAAGGCCCTCGGTGAGCGGGTCGTCGCCGATGTCGGCCGCCACATCCGGGTGTCGGTGGTCCGGCCCGCGATCGTCGAGTCCTCGCTGACCTACCCCTATCCGGGATGGATCGAGGGCTTCAAGATGGCCGACCCGATCATCCTGGCGTACGGCAAGGGCAACATGCCCGAGCTGCCCGCCTCGCCGGACTCGGTGATCGACATCGTGCCCTGCGACATGGTCGTCAACGCCACCCTGGCGGTCTGCGCCACCGAGCCGGAGATCGGCAAGCCGGTCTTCTACCACGTCAACTCCGGGGCCCGGAATCCGCTGACCTTCGCCGACCTGTACGACCACGTACGGTCCTACTTCCTCGAGCACCCGCTCACCCCGGGTGGCCGGGGCGCCGCCCACCTGCCGACCTGGAGCTTCCCCGGCGCGCAGCGGGTCGATCAGCTGCTGAACACCTCGACGAAGGCCTACCAGTTCGCCGACATGGCGCTCAAGATCGCCCCGCGCGTCGAGGTCTTCCGCCGCCTGGCCCGCGATCTCGACAAGGGCGGTGAGCAGATCGCCTTCCTCCGGCGCTACCTCACCATCTACGGGGAATACCTGCGCTCCGAGGTCACCTACCTCGACGACAACACCCTGGCCCTGCACAACCAGCTCGACCCGGCCGACGTCGAGGCCTTCGCCTTCGACTCCTCGGTGTACGACTGGAAGGACTACATCGAGGGCATCCACTGCCCGGCGGTCACCAAGCCGGTGCGCCGGATGGAGGAGCTGAAGCGGCGCCGCAACGCCCGCCCGGCGACGTACCGCGAGCTGACCCCGGCCAAGCAGCCGGGCACAGTGCTGGCCGCGTTCGACCTCGACGGCACGGTGCTCAACTCCGACGTCATCCGCAGCTACCTGTGGGCCCGGCTGCCGGAGCTCGGCCGCTGGGGCCGGACCAAGGAGGTCGCCGCGCTGATCCGCGACCTGCCCGGCTATCTGTGGACGGAGAACCGCGACCGCGGTGCCTTCCTGCGCGCCCTCTACCGCCGCTACCGCGGCGCCGATCTGTCCGCGCTGGAGGAGTTCGTCGACCGTGAGCTCACCGAGGTGATCATGGACCGGCTCGCCCCCGAGGCGATCCGCCGGGTCCGGGAGCACCGGGAGGCCGGGCACGTCACGGTGCTGCTCACCGGCACCATCCGGCCCTTCACCCGCCCGCTGGTGCCGTTGTTCGACGAGATCGTCGCGGCCGACCTGGCCACCGACGCGCAGGGCCGCTGCACCGGCTATCTGACCGGGCCGCCGCTGGTGGGGGAGTCCCGGCCGGCGTGGCTGCGCTACTACGCGGCGACCCACGACATCGATCTGACCGCCAGCTACGCGTACGCCGACTCGCACGCCGACGAGTCGATGCTGCGCGCGGTCGGCAACCCGGTGGCCGTCAACCCCGACGTCCCGCTGATGCGGGTGGCGCAGGCCGACCACTGGTCCATCGTGGAATGGAGCTCCCACAGCGCCGGGAGCCGCAACCGGCCGCGCGGCCGCTAG
- a CDS encoding lactate racemase domain-containing protein, producing the protein MSRPGFILEVEKRTPPLLIGDGGAGRLATLPLGTQVVYPNEHDVSILDVDQAIGDVLHAPIGSEPLADRLGPGSTLTVVVTGLEVAPMGQDIRGRLVERVLDVAASRRVNDVRVLIAVGAGRRLTRSELVTVLGQRVVDALGPDDLIRQHDLADPAGVADLGLTTAGEPVLVNRRLAESDLVVTVNVAREADDAGAGFLAGGVVALATLDACHGFGAVEGASARVAAVLAEKLPLFAIDVVTDQADVAPAFDYLGRREWEWSVRQRVALRLARQAEGVARERLHRAMWEAGQARRTAVIAAGVPARVAEVSLRVLADQQLVQLPAPVDVLITGVPGRTRYNAGTTVDPLTAAWSALRGLERPGTPLRPGGAVIVCHPLRQDFSSTEHQASGDFFAQVLTRTTDPAVVNAEHERRYAEDEWYGHVHRDQHAYAGILPVYQWYAISRARAHCGDIVWVGADRESAARMGMRAATTLADALEIVSNRIGPDPQVAYLHAGATMVPDVVEGRG; encoded by the coding sequence ATGTCACGACCGGGATTCATCCTCGAGGTCGAGAAGCGTACGCCCCCGCTGCTGATCGGCGACGGCGGTGCGGGCCGGCTGGCCACCCTGCCGCTCGGCACGCAGGTGGTGTACCCGAACGAGCACGACGTCAGCATCCTGGACGTCGACCAGGCGATCGGCGACGTGCTGCACGCGCCGATCGGGTCGGAGCCGCTGGCCGACCGGCTGGGCCCGGGCAGCACGCTCACCGTGGTGGTCACCGGTCTCGAGGTGGCGCCGATGGGCCAGGACATCCGGGGTCGGCTGGTCGAGCGGGTGCTCGACGTCGCCGCCTCCCGCCGGGTCAACGACGTCCGGGTGCTGATCGCCGTCGGCGCCGGCCGACGGCTCACCCGGTCCGAACTCGTCACCGTGCTGGGCCAGCGGGTGGTCGACGCGCTGGGCCCGGACGACCTGATCCGCCAGCACGACCTGGCCGACCCGGCCGGCGTCGCCGATCTGGGGCTGACCACCGCCGGGGAACCGGTGCTGGTCAACCGCCGGCTGGCCGAGTCCGACCTCGTGGTGACGGTCAACGTCGCCCGGGAGGCCGATGACGCCGGCGCGGGCTTCCTCGCCGGCGGGGTCGTGGCGCTGGCCACCCTGGACGCCTGCCACGGCTTCGGCGCGGTGGAAGGGGCCTCGGCGCGGGTCGCCGCGGTGCTCGCCGAGAAGCTGCCGCTGTTCGCCATCGACGTGGTCACCGACCAGGCTGATGTCGCGCCCGCGTTCGACTACCTGGGCCGCCGGGAGTGGGAGTGGAGCGTACGCCAGCGGGTGGCGCTGCGACTGGCCCGCCAGGCCGAGGGAGTGGCCCGCGAGCGGCTGCACCGGGCGATGTGGGAGGCCGGTCAGGCACGCCGCACCGCCGTGATCGCCGCCGGCGTGCCGGCCCGGGTCGCCGAGGTGAGCCTGCGGGTGCTGGCCGACCAGCAGCTGGTCCAGCTGCCGGCACCGGTCGACGTGCTGATCACCGGGGTGCCGGGGCGGACCCGCTACAACGCCGGGACCACCGTCGATCCGCTGACCGCGGCCTGGTCGGCACTGCGCGGACTGGAGCGGCCGGGCACCCCGCTGCGCCCGGGCGGCGCGGTGATCGTCTGCCACCCGCTGCGCCAGGATTTCTCCAGCACCGAGCACCAGGCCTCGGGTGACTTCTTCGCCCAGGTGCTGACCCGGACGACCGACCCGGCGGTGGTCAACGCCGAGCACGAGCGCCGCTACGCCGAGGACGAATGGTACGGCCACGTCCACCGCGATCAGCACGCCTACGCGGGTATCCTGCCGGTGTACCAGTGGTATGCGATCTCCCGGGCCCGCGCCCACTGCGGCGACATCGTGTGGGTCGGCGCGGACCGCGAGAGCGCGGCCCGGATGGGCATGCGGGCGGCGACGACCCTCGCCGACGCCCTGGAGATCGTCTCGAACCGGATCGGCCCCGATCCGCAGGTGGCCTACCTGCACGCCGGGGCGACGATGGTCCCTGATGTCGTGGAAGGACGGGGGTGA
- a CDS encoding YebC/PmpR family DNA-binding transcriptional regulator has protein sequence MSGHSKWATTKHKKAVIDAKRGKLFAKLIKNIEVAARVGGGDPAGNPTLYDAIQKAKKTSVPNDNIDRAVKRGSGEGSDAVNYETIMYEAYGPAGIALLIECLTDNRNRAASDVRVAITRNGGTVADPGSTSRMFQRKGVVSVAKKQDGKEISEDDLLEATLEADPEDVQDGGESFRVISDPNAVVDVRKAVQAAGYDYDSAEVEFVPDFTQQVNLETFEKVEKLVDAIDDLDDVQNVYGNYEPDAEALASLSED, from the coding sequence ATGAGTGGGCATTCCAAGTGGGCCACCACGAAGCACAAGAAGGCCGTCATCGATGCCAAGCGCGGCAAGCTCTTCGCCAAGCTGATCAAGAACATCGAGGTCGCCGCCCGCGTCGGCGGCGGTGACCCGGCCGGCAACCCGACCCTCTACGACGCCATCCAGAAGGCGAAGAAGACGTCGGTGCCGAACGACAACATCGATCGCGCCGTCAAGCGCGGCTCCGGTGAGGGCAGCGACGCCGTCAACTACGAGACGATCATGTACGAGGCGTACGGCCCGGCCGGCATCGCCCTGCTGATCGAGTGCCTCACCGACAACCGCAACCGCGCCGCCTCCGACGTCCGGGTGGCGATCACCCGCAACGGTGGCACCGTCGCCGACCCGGGGTCGACCTCCCGGATGTTCCAGCGCAAGGGCGTCGTGTCGGTCGCCAAGAAGCAGGACGGCAAGGAGATCAGCGAGGACGACCTGCTCGAGGCCACCCTCGAGGCCGATCCCGAGGACGTCCAGGACGGCGGCGAGTCGTTCCGGGTGATCAGCGATCCGAATGCCGTGGTCGACGTCCGCAAGGCGGTCCAGGCGGCCGGCTACGACTACGACTCCGCCGAGGTGGAGTTTGTGCCGGACTTCACCCAGCAGGTGAATCTGGAGACCTTCGAGAAGGTCGAGAAGCTCGTCGACGCCATCGACGACCTGGACGACGTCCAGAACGTCTACGGCAACTACGAGCCCGACGCCGAGGCGCTGGCGTCCCTCTCCGAGGACTGA
- the ruvC gene encoding crossover junction endodeoxyribonuclease RuvC yields MRVLGIDPGLTRCGFGVVDGDRSRRCTLVDVGVFRTPVDLDTPRRLVQLEQEIEAKLREHRPDVVAIEQVFAQHNSPTVMGTAQAAGVAMLVGARHGLPVRLHTPSEVKAAVTGSGRADKKQVGLMVSRILGLAEAPRPADAADAVALAVCHVWRLGVEPATGAVSTPTGSGSPNRWQQAVDAHRSTRTTWKETSR; encoded by the coding sequence GTGCGCGTCCTCGGCATCGACCCGGGCCTGACCCGGTGCGGCTTCGGCGTCGTCGACGGCGACCGGTCCCGCCGGTGCACCCTGGTCGACGTCGGGGTCTTCCGTACGCCGGTCGACCTGGACACGCCGCGTCGCCTGGTGCAGCTCGAGCAGGAGATCGAGGCGAAGCTGCGTGAACACCGGCCCGACGTGGTCGCGATCGAGCAGGTCTTCGCCCAGCACAACAGCCCGACGGTGATGGGCACCGCGCAGGCCGCCGGGGTCGCCATGCTGGTCGGCGCCCGGCACGGCCTGCCGGTGCGGCTGCACACCCCCTCCGAGGTGAAGGCGGCCGTCACCGGCTCGGGGCGGGCCGACAAGAAGCAGGTGGGGCTGATGGTCAGCCGGATCCTCGGGCTGGCCGAGGCGCCGCGGCCGGCCGACGCCGCCGACGCGGTGGCGCTGGCCGTCTGCCATGTCTGGCGGCTCGGCGTCGAGCCGGCCACCGGAGCGGTGTCCACCCCGACCGGATCGGGATCGCCGAACCGTTGGCAGCAGGCCGTCGACGCCCACCGATCCACCCGTACGACCTGGAAGGAGACCTCGCGGTGA
- the ruvA gene encoding Holliday junction branch migration protein RuvA, whose translation MIAHLTGTVTAVRPTSAVLDVGGLGLEVQCTARALSGLRPGQSGHVETSLQVRQEVFTLFGFVDPVEREAFEMLLGVNSVGPKLALAILSLLEPAALVAAIRAEDVHALTKVPGVGKKSAERILVELKDKIVRLGVEPAPGAPTPATPERPLWREQVSSGLQGLGWPAKDAEAACDAVEPMVVEDPAIGVAVLMRAALRSLAK comes from the coding sequence GTGATCGCGCACCTCACCGGGACCGTGACCGCGGTCCGGCCCACCTCCGCCGTGCTCGACGTCGGCGGCCTGGGCCTGGAGGTGCAGTGCACCGCGCGGGCGCTGTCCGGGCTGCGGCCGGGGCAGTCTGGTCACGTGGAGACGTCCCTGCAGGTGCGCCAGGAGGTGTTCACGCTCTTCGGGTTCGTCGACCCGGTGGAGCGGGAGGCCTTCGAGATGCTGCTCGGGGTCAACTCGGTCGGCCCGAAGCTCGCCCTGGCGATCCTCTCCCTGCTGGAGCCGGCCGCGCTGGTGGCAGCGATCCGGGCCGAGGACGTGCACGCCCTCACCAAGGTGCCCGGGGTGGGCAAGAAGTCCGCCGAGCGGATCCTGGTCGAGCTCAAGGACAAGATCGTACGACTCGGTGTCGAACCGGCACCGGGCGCGCCGACACCCGCGACGCCGGAGCGGCCGCTGTGGCGCGAGCAGGTCTCCAGCGGCCTGCAGGGGCTCGGTTGGCCGGCGAAGGACGCCGAGGCCGCCTGCGACGCGGTCGAGCCGATGGTCGTCGAGGATCCGGCGATCGGTGTGGCCGTACTGATGCGGGCGGCACTGCGCTCGCTGGCGAAGTGA
- the ruvB gene encoding Holliday junction branch migration DNA helicase RuvB, translating into MTDRGAIDPHASPEESAVEAALRPSRLTDFEGQPRVSAQLGLVLAAARQRGTTPDHVLLSGPPGLGKTTLAMIIAAEMGVPLRISSGPAIQHAGDLAAILSGLVEGEVFFLDEIHRMSKPAEEMLYLAMEDYRVDVVVGKGPGATAIPIEIPHFTLVGATTRAGLLPGPLRDRFGMTAQLEYYAPADLEHIVQRSSRVLDVPVEADAGAEIARRSRGTPRIANRLLRRVRDYAQVHGDGVVDRRIARAALDLYEVDELGLDRLDRGVLSALCARFGGGPVGLSTLAIAVGEEPDTVEEVAEPFLVRLGFMMRTPRGRVATPAGFAHLGLSAPGEGDGAPALWD; encoded by the coding sequence GTGACCGACCGGGGAGCCATCGACCCGCACGCCTCTCCCGAGGAGAGCGCGGTCGAGGCCGCGCTGCGTCCGAGCCGGCTGACCGACTTCGAGGGCCAGCCTCGGGTGAGCGCCCAGCTCGGCCTGGTGCTCGCCGCCGCCCGTCAGCGTGGCACCACCCCCGACCACGTGCTGCTGTCCGGCCCGCCCGGCCTGGGCAAGACGACGCTGGCGATGATCATCGCCGCCGAGATGGGCGTCCCGCTGCGGATCTCGTCCGGACCGGCGATCCAGCACGCCGGAGACCTGGCGGCGATCCTGTCCGGACTCGTCGAGGGCGAGGTGTTCTTCCTCGACGAGATCCACCGGATGTCCAAGCCGGCCGAGGAGATGCTCTACCTGGCGATGGAGGACTACCGGGTCGACGTCGTCGTCGGCAAGGGCCCCGGCGCCACCGCGATCCCGATCGAGATCCCGCACTTCACGCTGGTCGGCGCCACCACCCGGGCCGGCCTGCTGCCGGGGCCGCTGCGGGACCGGTTCGGGATGACCGCCCAGCTGGAGTACTACGCGCCGGCCGACCTGGAGCACATCGTCCAGCGCTCCTCGCGGGTCCTCGACGTCCCGGTCGAGGCGGACGCCGGCGCCGAGATCGCCCGCCGCTCGCGGGGCACACCACGGATCGCCAACCGGCTGCTCCGCCGGGTGCGGGACTATGCCCAGGTGCACGGCGACGGCGTCGTCGACCGTCGGATCGCCCGGGCCGCCCTCGACCTCTACGAGGTCGACGAACTCGGCCTGGACCGGCTCGACCGTGGTGTGCTGTCGGCGCTGTGCGCCCGGTTCGGCGGCGGCCCGGTCGGCCTGTCCACCCTGGCGATCGCCGTCGGGGAGGAGCCCGACACCGTCGAGGAGGTCGCCGAACCCTTCCTCGTCCGGCTCGGCTTCATGATGCGTACGCCGCGCGGACGCGTCGCCACACCGGCCGGTTTCGCCCACCTGGGGCTGAGCGCCCCGGGCGAGGGCGACGGCGCGCCTGCGCTGTGGGACTAG
- the yajC gene encoding preprotein translocase subunit YajC: MSTLLMIVLFVALGYFMLIRPGRQQAKKQAELMKELAPGARVQTQIGLYGTLVEMGEVQARIEVAPDVVITVDKRLISGVTPRSRDEFHQYPDDAELAAPADTALEAAPTDVAEDVPSGVAEDVPSGVAEDVPSGETTPDTTGDQSGPDDDQPGTGARNA, from the coding sequence GTGAGCACCCTGCTGATGATCGTGCTCTTCGTCGCGCTCGGCTACTTCATGCTGATCCGCCCCGGGCGCCAGCAGGCGAAGAAGCAGGCCGAGCTGATGAAGGAGCTCGCCCCCGGTGCCCGCGTCCAGACCCAGATCGGCCTGTACGGCACCCTGGTCGAGATGGGCGAGGTCCAGGCACGCATCGAGGTGGCCCCCGACGTGGTGATCACCGTCGACAAGCGACTGATCTCCGGGGTGACCCCGCGCAGCCGCGACGAGTTCCACCAGTATCCCGACGACGCCGAGCTGGCGGCCCCGGCGGACACCGCGCTCGAGGCGGCCCCGACCGACGTGGCCGAGGACGTGCCGTCGGGCGTCGCTGAGGACGTGCCGTCGGGCGTCGCCGAGGACGTGCCGTCGGGCGAGACGACTCCGGACACGACCGGCGACCAGTCCGGCCCCGACGACGACCAGCCCGGCACCGGCGCCCGGAACGCCTGA
- the secD gene encoding protein translocase subunit SecD: MVVVVVLAAVYGTMAGLGGWLPKLGLDLRGGTTITLTAANSTGSGQVDKTSLEQARTIIQQRVDSLGVGESQVTTSGNDQITVSVPNVSQDRLRDMVGQTALLNFRVVYYGQTVAAPSASPSAGSTPQAAGTPEPTPQGNNLPTAPAATTPATPTLSPSPYPSVAGSGTAQDKALGWQPTEQDFANFQAYSCGQPVNDVADQPLMTCDREGTTKYLLGPTVVSGNQVTTASAGIPQNQLQWVVNLEFDSTGAKLFSDATSRLSQGVPSQQFAIVLDGLVVSAPQVNEPIPNGRAQIDGGSSGFTQEAAQNLASVLKYGALPLSLTIDSVDTVSPVLGGEQLRGALIAGALGLVLVAAFAIAVYRSLSWVVTATIVLAMALTYGLMVLLGQGLGVALNLPGVAGAIVGIGVTADSFIIFFERIKDEVRAGRTLRSSVETGWVKARGTVLISDGVQLLSALVLFVLSIGAVRGFAFILGLTTIIDIVITFLFTKPMMTLLMRSRYYGEGRPGSGLEPALIGVDTLPIRRRRTRTVTDTAEEA, encoded by the coding sequence CTGGTGGTCGTCGTGGTGCTGGCGGCCGTCTACGGCACCATGGCCGGCCTGGGCGGCTGGCTGCCGAAGCTCGGCCTGGACCTGCGCGGCGGCACCACGATCACGCTGACCGCTGCCAACTCCACCGGCTCGGGCCAGGTCGACAAGACCAGCCTGGAGCAGGCCCGGACGATCATCCAGCAGCGTGTCGACAGCCTCGGTGTGGGTGAGTCCCAGGTCACCACGTCCGGCAACGACCAGATCACCGTCAGCGTCCCCAACGTCAGCCAGGACCGGCTGCGGGACATGGTCGGACAGACCGCGCTGCTGAACTTCCGAGTCGTCTACTACGGCCAGACCGTCGCCGCCCCGTCGGCCTCGCCCAGCGCCGGGTCCACCCCGCAGGCCGCCGGCACCCCCGAGCCGACCCCGCAGGGCAACAACCTGCCGACCGCGCCCGCCGCGACCACCCCCGCCACGCCCACGCTCAGCCCCTCGCCCTACCCGTCGGTGGCGGGCAGCGGCACGGCGCAGGACAAGGCGCTCGGCTGGCAGCCGACCGAGCAGGACTTCGCGAACTTCCAGGCGTACAGCTGCGGCCAGCCGGTCAACGACGTCGCCGACCAGCCGTTGATGACCTGTGACCGGGAGGGAACGACCAAGTACCTGCTCGGGCCGACGGTGGTCAGCGGCAACCAGGTGACCACCGCCTCGGCGGGCATCCCGCAGAACCAGCTGCAGTGGGTCGTCAACCTCGAGTTCGACTCGACCGGGGCCAAGCTGTTCTCCGACGCCACCAGCCGGCTCTCCCAGGGCGTGCCGTCCCAGCAGTTCGCCATCGTCCTCGACGGTCTGGTGGTCTCCGCTCCCCAGGTCAACGAGCCCATCCCGAACGGCCGGGCCCAGATCGACGGCGGCTCGTCCGGCTTCACCCAGGAGGCAGCGCAGAACCTCGCCTCGGTGCTGAAGTACGGCGCCCTCCCGCTCTCGCTGACCATCGACTCGGTGGACACGGTCTCCCCGGTCCTCGGCGGTGAGCAGCTGCGCGGCGCACTGATCGCCGGTGCCCTCGGCCTGGTGCTGGTGGCCGCGTTCGCGATCGCTGTCTACCGCAGCCTGTCGTGGGTCGTGACGGCCACCATCGTGCTGGCCATGGCGCTGACGTACGGTCTGATGGTCCTGCTCGGGCAAGGCCTGGGCGTGGCACTGAACCTGCCCGGTGTGGCCGGTGCGATCGTCGGCATCGGGGTGACCGCCGACTCGTTCATCATCTTCTTCGAACGGATCAAGGACGAGGTCCGGGCCGGGCGTACGCTCCGCTCGTCGGTCGAGACGGGCTGGGTCAAGGCGCGGGGCACCGTGCTGATCTCCGACGGCGTGCAGCTGCTCAGTGCGCTGGTGCTCTTCGTGCTGTCGATCGGTGCCGTCCGCGGCTTCGCCTTCATCCTGGGGCTGACGACGATCATCGACATCGTCATCACCTTCCTGTTCACCAAGCCGATGATGACCCTGCTGATGCGCAGCCGCTACTACGGTGAGGGCCGACCCGGCTCGGGGCTGGAGCCGGCCCTGATCGGCGTCGACACGCTGCCGATCCGCCGACGCCGCACCCGGACCGTCACCGACACCGCTGAGGAGGCCTGA
- the secF gene encoding protein translocase subunit SecF: MAAPFRALVRLSHGENVFDLLSKRRRWYVLSAVVLVICLVGIGVRGLNLSIEFRGGSDFRVPHAVTATTVTDAGQVVTGTGLPEMSDVIVTTIGANTVQVQTRSLTSPEVTQVRGALAQWAGVPSDQVSYSLIGASWGQQITQKGTIALVVFLVLVGLVIAIYFRDWRMAVAAIVSVLHDLVVTVGVYAWVGFSVTPATLTALLTILGYSLYDTMVVFDRVRENVHELPSRRETYGTAANRSLNEVLLRSINTTIIGVLPVLALLIAGVFVLGTGPIKDLSLAMFVGMISGAYSSIFIATSLLVDMKERTAEMRDWRRKLARHEERERQRDAAEELAATSPVPVVVGVDVTEGAAQADPEPPAPVAPGERHQPQHRTRTERRRGH, translated from the coding sequence ATGGCTGCTCCGTTCCGTGCCCTCGTCCGCCTCTCCCACGGCGAGAACGTCTTCGACCTGCTGTCGAAGCGGCGCCGCTGGTACGTGCTGAGTGCCGTCGTGCTGGTGATCTGCCTGGTCGGCATCGGCGTCCGCGGGCTCAACCTCAGCATCGAGTTCCGCGGCGGCTCCGACTTCCGGGTGCCGCATGCGGTGACCGCGACCACGGTCACCGACGCCGGGCAGGTCGTCACCGGCACCGGGCTGCCCGAGATGTCGGACGTCATCGTCACCACCATCGGCGCGAACACCGTCCAGGTGCAGACCCGTTCGCTCACCAGCCCGGAGGTGACCCAGGTCCGCGGCGCCCTGGCCCAGTGGGCCGGCGTGCCGTCGGACCAGGTCTCCTACAGCCTGATCGGAGCCTCCTGGGGCCAGCAGATCACCCAGAAGGGGACCATCGCGTTGGTGGTGTTCCTCGTCCTGGTCGGTCTGGTGATCGCCATCTACTTCCGCGACTGGCGGATGGCGGTCGCCGCGATCGTCTCGGTGCTGCACGACCTGGTGGTCACCGTGGGTGTGTACGCCTGGGTCGGCTTCTCGGTCACCCCAGCGACGCTCACCGCGCTGCTGACCATCCTCGGCTACTCCCTCTACGACACGATGGTCGTCTTCGACCGGGTGCGGGAGAACGTCCACGAGCTGCCGTCGCGTCGCGAGACGTACGGCACCGCGGCCAACCGCAGCCTCAACGAGGTGCTGCTCCGGTCGATCAACACCACCATCATCGGTGTCCTGCCGGTGCTGGCCCTGCTGATCGCCGGGGTGTTCGTGCTGGGCACGGGCCCGATCAAGGACCTGTCGCTGGCGATGTTCGTCGGCATGATCTCCGGTGCCTACTCGTCGATCTTCATCGCCACCTCCCTGCTGGTGGACATGAAGGAGCGTACGGCGGAGATGCGCGACTGGCGGCGCAAGCTGGCCCGCCACGAGGAGCGCGAGCGGCAGCGCGACGCGGCCGAGGAACTCGCCGCGACCAGCCCGGTGCCGGTGGTGGTGGGTGTCGACGTGACGGAGGGCGCCGCCCAGGCGGACCCGGAGCCGCCGGCCCCGGTGGCGCCGGGGGAGCGTCACCAGCCGCAGCACCGCACCCGCACCGAGCGCCGGCGTGGGCACTGA